In uncultured Ilyobacter sp., a genomic segment contains:
- a CDS encoding contractile injection system protein, VgrG/Pvc8 family, which translates to MKARRSYVKITYEGKDITGDLTPYFKGLSYTDNLDKADTASFTLLGDKWIKEWAILKGDRFQIDIGVLNWKHQGDSRVLKCGTFIVDDISFSGAPDMITVSGNSIDITKDLKGVYRDNTWENISLKEIAQEISERYSMNLFYDCDEEFIYEKIDQVKESDAQLLSRIVKEHGFTIKITAEQLIIFDDKKYEDRETVAIFSKEDLRSYEIQCDDLDVYDACEITFYDPILGAQIKGRYEAPASSFYKVRTGKVYYKNVDTGVTGVSKEEKEKYLRERAKKLLRNKNKNETQIRIDQMGDPGYLAGITAKATGFGRYDGIYLITSVTHSLDSGYKCSIAARRRLDF; encoded by the coding sequence ATGAAGGCCAGAAGAAGCTATGTGAAGATTACTTATGAGGGGAAGGATATTACAGGAGACCTGACACCGTATTTTAAAGGATTGTCTTATACAGATAACTTGGATAAGGCTGATACTGCCTCGTTTACTCTCTTGGGTGACAAATGGATTAAGGAATGGGCTATATTAAAGGGAGACAGGTTTCAAATCGATATAGGGGTTCTTAACTGGAAGCATCAAGGGGACAGCAGAGTATTAAAATGTGGAACCTTTATCGTGGATGATATCTCTTTCAGTGGAGCTCCCGATATGATTACTGTTTCTGGAAACTCAATAGATATAACCAAAGATTTAAAGGGAGTGTACAGGGACAATACCTGGGAAAATATTTCTTTAAAAGAGATAGCTCAGGAAATATCTGAGAGATACTCCATGAATCTGTTTTATGACTGTGACGAAGAGTTTATTTATGAAAAGATTGATCAGGTGAAAGAGAGCGATGCCCAACTTCTATCAAGGATTGTAAAAGAACATGGGTTTACAATCAAAATTACAGCGGAACAGTTAATAATTTTTGATGATAAAAAATATGAGGACAGAGAGACAGTTGCTATTTTCTCAAAAGAGGACCTTAGAAGTTATGAAATTCAGTGTGATGACTTGGATGTGTATGATGCATGTGAGATTACATTTTATGACCCCATACTGGGAGCGCAGATCAAAGGAAGGTATGAGGCGCCTGCAAGTTCTTTTTATAAAGTGAGAACCGGAAAAGTCTATTATAAAAATGTAGACACCGGAGTGACAGGAGTATCAAAAGAGGAGAAAGAGAAGTATTTAAGGGAAAGAGCCAAGAAATTATTGAGAAATAAGAATAAAAATGAAACCCAGATAAGAATTGATCAAATGGGAGATCCAGGATATCTTGCAGGGATAACTGCCAAGGCCACAGGGTTTGGAAGGTATGACGGGATATACTTAATTACTTCGGTAACTCACAGTTTAGACAGTGGATATAAGTGCAGCATAGCAGCAAGAAGGAGGCTGGATTTTTAA
- a CDS encoding phage tail tape measure protein, whose amino-acid sequence MSGRNFMLKIGGAVDPSLSKSFQTSSKEMKKLSDEMLKLKSTNRHISKLKASEEKLEKQFASGREEYKRQQRELFQTSKKVNDLRRSIEKTKKPSKSMINEFKKAQKAENHLKETTENQKKALTDMMRQMKAAKNETKRYSQSQEELAKSMKKVEERHKKLKEYENLKKSVSNNAGGTFARSAGQAVALGVAVKFAIDDEEAFADVRKTTGLAGEEAKKFQRELKKATKDIPKFNSEIYEIAAAAGQAGINLQEIPQFTSDTAKVSVAFDMEAGKAGETLATWREAFKMSQSEVIKLADQMNLLGDSIKVAPAQVAEIATQVGGLGRMANFTEAQTSALGGTLIALGVKDAGTASTAIRKLYTTMASGDSASSTMSAAFQKIGIDPGQLAEDLQKDSQGALMKVFQGLNDLNDSEKLSVTKQLFGEEAMSSMGMLINN is encoded by the coding sequence GTGAGCGGTAGAAATTTTATGTTAAAAATAGGTGGGGCAGTGGACCCCTCCCTTTCAAAAAGTTTTCAGACCTCTTCTAAAGAAATGAAAAAACTAAGCGATGAGATGCTAAAACTAAAAAGCACAAATAGACATATTTCAAAGCTAAAAGCTAGTGAAGAAAAGCTGGAAAAACAGTTTGCAAGTGGACGAGAAGAGTATAAAAGGCAGCAAAGAGAGCTCTTTCAAACAAGTAAAAAAGTTAATGACCTAAGAAGGTCTATTGAAAAAACCAAGAAGCCTTCTAAAAGCATGATAAATGAGTTTAAAAAAGCTCAGAAAGCAGAGAATCACTTAAAAGAAACCACAGAAAATCAAAAGAAAGCTCTTACAGATATGATGAGGCAGATGAAAGCGGCTAAAAATGAGACTAAAAGATATTCCCAAAGCCAAGAAGAATTGGCCAAATCTATGAAAAAAGTAGAAGAGAGGCATAAGAAACTTAAAGAATATGAAAATCTTAAAAAGTCTGTTTCAAATAATGCCGGTGGAACTTTTGCCAGATCAGCTGGTCAGGCAGTGGCTCTAGGAGTGGCTGTGAAATTTGCCATAGATGATGAAGAAGCCTTTGCAGACGTAAGAAAAACAACAGGATTAGCAGGGGAAGAAGCTAAAAAATTCCAAAGAGAGTTGAAAAAGGCTACAAAAGATATTCCTAAATTTAATTCAGAGATTTATGAGATAGCTGCAGCAGCAGGACAGGCAGGGATAAATCTGCAAGAGATCCCACAATTTACATCAGATACTGCTAAGGTTTCTGTAGCATTTGATATGGAGGCAGGTAAAGCTGGTGAAACCCTGGCCACATGGAGAGAGGCGTTTAAGATGAGCCAGAGTGAAGTAATAAAGCTGGCTGACCAGATGAACCTATTGGGTGACAGTATAAAAGTGGCTCCTGCTCAGGTGGCGGAAATAGCCACTCAGGTAGGGGGCTTAGGCAGGATGGCTAACTTTACAGAGGCTCAAACATCGGCTCTTGGAGGAACATTGATAGCTCTTGGGGTCAAAGATGCCGGGACAGCTTCTACTGCAATTAGAAAGCTTTATACCACTATGGCTTCAGGTGATTCTGCAAGCAGTACCATGTCTGCAGCATTTCAAAAGATAGGGATTGATCCTGGACAGTTGGCTGAGGACTTGCAAAAAGATTCTCAAGGGGCATTGATGAAAGTATTCCAAGGACTGAATGACTTGAATGATTCTGAAAAACTTTCTGTAACAAAACAGTTATTTGGTGAGGAAGCCATGAGTTCCATGGGAATGCTTATTAATAACTGA
- a CDS encoding phage tail protein, with translation MITVDIKELEKARKELEGINNGLEIVVARAVKTAAREAKKAAVNRVAEEFFIDKKPVSDSINIKNPTVENPVAEISNNRKKDTFTLKRFKVEVPLNGPIKVAQSRSGGLKELKRGFLMAPKSQPGNIQVFRREGEKRYPIEVQRGYSTGGMLNAENISDYVEEVAQEKIYGQIDKEVSKFFNKKGE, from the coding sequence ATGATTACAGTGGATATAAAAGAACTGGAAAAAGCTCGTAAGGAACTTGAAGGAATAAACAATGGTCTTGAAATTGTAGTAGCTCGTGCTGTCAAAACAGCAGCACGAGAAGCTAAAAAAGCTGCAGTAAATCGTGTAGCTGAAGAGTTCTTCATAGATAAAAAACCTGTGAGTGACAGTATTAATATCAAAAATCCGACAGTAGAAAATCCAGTAGCAGAGATAAGTAACAATAGAAAAAAAGACACTTTTACCCTTAAAAGATTTAAGGTGGAGGTTCCGCTTAACGGACCCATAAAGGTAGCTCAGAGCAGGAGTGGAGGGCTGAAAGAGTTGAAAAGAGGATTCTTAATGGCTCCCAAAAGTCAACCTGGGAACATCCAGGTTTTTAGAAGAGAAGGTGAAAAAAGATATCCTATAGAAGTGCAGAGAGGATATTCTACCGGGGGAATGCTTAATGCTGAAAATATCTCAGACTATGTAGAAGAGGTGGCCCAAGAGAAGATATATGGCCAAATAGATAAAGAAGTATCTAAATTCTTTAATAAGAAGGGGGAATAA
- a CDS encoding transposase — protein MNKDYLNIYANFLIASSKYAHSTDLQKITEDRYSKDKIYRFLSSGEFCEKNFWLTIKPILKSIQNNNACISVDDTIIEKPHTKENDVVSYCYDHTKSKCVKGVNLLSVTYKTSEASLPINYRVIRKNKISTDHDTNKTKKKSALTKNQHFRNMLKTIKGNKIKYRYVLADSWFSSNENFKYIHNDLDKCFVFAVRSNRLFKFTGEDDSQYRKLSSFDFLPETAYAIEFKGVSFPLYLSKQVFKNEDGKEAVLHLVTNDEYLSYDNMVKIYQKRWDIEVYHKSLKQNCSLGKSSVRTVKTILGHIFCSIYAYVLLEKLKLKKKQNQFKLSTTYYLMGLEKTFKSLSLDLKSA, from the coding sequence ATGAATAAAGACTACTTAAATATTTATGCTAATTTTTTAATTGCATCTTCAAAATATGCTCATTCTACAGATCTTCAAAAAATAACAGAAGATAGATACTCTAAGGACAAAATATACCGTTTTTTAAGTTCTGGTGAATTTTGTGAAAAAAACTTTTGGTTAACGATTAAACCTATCCTTAAAAGTATCCAGAATAATAACGCCTGTATATCTGTAGATGATACTATTATTGAAAAACCTCACACGAAAGAAAATGATGTTGTTTCCTATTGCTATGACCACACCAAATCTAAATGTGTTAAAGGTGTAAATTTACTTTCTGTTACCTACAAAACAAGCGAGGCTTCTCTACCAATCAATTACAGAGTTATCAGAAAGAATAAAATTTCAACTGACCATGACACCAATAAAACAAAAAAGAAGTCAGCTCTTACAAAAAATCAACATTTTAGAAATATGCTAAAGACTATTAAAGGCAATAAAATTAAGTATAGATACGTCCTAGCAGACTCTTGGTTCTCTTCCAATGAGAATTTTAAGTATATCCACAATGATTTAGATAAATGTTTTGTTTTCGCTGTAAGATCAAATAGACTTTTTAAATTTACAGGAGAAGACGACTCCCAATACAGAAAGTTATCATCTTTTGATTTTCTACCTGAAACAGCTTACGCGATAGAGTTTAAAGGGGTTTCTTTCCCATTATATTTATCGAAGCAGGTCTTCAAAAATGAAGATGGAAAAGAAGCTGTTTTACACCTTGTAACAAATGATGAATACTTAAGTTATGACAATATGGTTAAGATCTACCAAAAAAGGTGGGATATCGAAGTATATCATAAATCATTAAAACAAAACTGTTCCCTAGGAAAATCCTCAGTAAGAACAGTGAAGACAATACTAGGTCATATATTTTGTTCAATCTATGCTTATGTATTGTTAGAAAAACTAAAGTTAAAAAAGAAACAAAATCAATTTAAATTAAGCACTACATACTATTTAATGGGTTTAGAAAAGACATTTAAATCATTATCTCTTGATTTAAAATCCGCTTAA
- a CDS encoding phage tail protein, producing MIGILGDIPFNVSFDGNTTEILNFFNLKQGGAANYEKHSRRRNKPALELVDLENNKINLSITLRSDFGIEPRELLKKIDNYMNDGEVLDFILGGDFIGSGEYVITSYDAGYEYISNNGKVRKVDMSLSLEGYLEEITQDIGVVIKSKNQVEQTTVKKDFNQGAVEGR from the coding sequence ATGATTGGAATACTTGGAGATATTCCTTTTAATGTTTCCTTTGATGGGAACACAACAGAAATTTTAAATTTTTTCAACCTCAAACAAGGCGGAGCAGCCAATTACGAAAAACATAGCAGAAGAAGAAATAAACCAGCTTTAGAACTTGTAGATCTGGAAAATAATAAAATAAATTTGAGCATTACTCTAAGAAGTGACTTTGGAATTGAACCTAGAGAACTTTTGAAAAAAATAGATAATTATATGAATGACGGTGAAGTTCTTGATTTTATTTTGGGTGGAGATTTTATTGGCAGTGGGGAATATGTAATAACCTCATACGATGCTGGATATGAGTATATATCTAATAATGGAAAAGTAAGAAAAGTAGATATGTCACTCAGTCTGGAAGGATATTTGGAAGAGATCACACAAGATATTGGTGTAGTTATTAAATCTAAAAATCAGGTAGAGCAGACAACTGTTAAAAAAGATTTTAATCAAGGAGCAGTAGAGGGGCGGTAG
- a CDS encoding baseplate J/gp47 family protein, producing the protein MNDLNIHNETEEEILSRMVNRYQELSGDTLTLADERRWIFQAVSYALLIRNEATNEGLKMNLLRYTKGDYAREIGTFTDTEILDPKQASVLLRFEIEEAKDSLIAVNPVRVTPGNDIYFLTSYFEFQPGETTKDIKAYCTVAGEVGNGYLPGQISKIVDPFPFFKSVVNLESSQGGAELESDDSLKERIREAPSKFSTAGPGDGYVYWAKTSNQEIIDVNVEMTTPGTVRITPLMTGGELPTDSVLDEVMTICNADKRRPLTDNLVVNKPAQINYDIDFTYYISSKSIGLVNEIQNKVNDAVEEYVSWQKAALKRDINPTELNYLVRSAGAKRVEIISPSFTVVDSFEVAKEVTVNINYGGIEDD; encoded by the coding sequence TTGAATGATTTGAATATACATAATGAAACTGAAGAAGAGATACTCTCTCGAATGGTTAACAGATACCAAGAATTAAGTGGAGATACTTTAACTCTTGCAGATGAGAGAAGGTGGATTTTTCAGGCTGTATCCTATGCCCTGTTAATTAGAAATGAAGCTACTAATGAGGGTCTTAAAATGAATCTCCTGAGATATACTAAAGGAGATTATGCCAGAGAAATAGGAACTTTTACTGACACAGAAATACTTGATCCAAAGCAGGCCAGTGTGCTTCTCAGATTTGAAATAGAAGAAGCTAAAGACTCTCTTATTGCAGTCAATCCAGTGAGGGTAACTCCTGGAAATGATATATATTTTCTGACTTCGTATTTTGAATTTCAACCTGGAGAGACCACCAAAGATATAAAAGCTTATTGTACGGTGGCTGGAGAAGTAGGTAATGGGTATCTTCCTGGACAAATCAGCAAGATAGTAGATCCATTTCCATTTTTTAAATCAGTAGTAAATTTAGAAAGTTCCCAGGGAGGAGCTGAACTGGAGTCTGACGACAGTCTAAAGGAAAGGATAAGAGAGGCACCGAGCAAGTTTTCAACAGCTGGTCCTGGAGATGGCTATGTGTACTGGGCAAAGACATCGAATCAGGAAATTATAGATGTGAATGTAGAAATGACGACTCCGGGAACGGTAAGAATAACTCCTCTCATGACAGGAGGAGAACTGCCAACTGACAGTGTCCTGGATGAAGTGATGACTATTTGCAATGCAGATAAGAGGAGGCCTTTAACAGATAATTTAGTTGTTAATAAGCCTGCTCAAATAAATTATGATATAGATTTTACTTATTATATTTCAAGTAAGAGTATCGGGCTGGTAAATGAGATACAGAATAAAGTCAATGATGCAGTTGAAGAATATGTCTCCTGGCAAAAGGCAGCTTTAAAAAGGGATATAAACCCTACGGAACTCAATTATCTGGTGAGGAGTGCCGGAGCAAAGAGAGTAGAAATAATAAGCCCTAGCTTTACTGTGGTGGATTCTTTTGAAGTGGCTAAGGAAGTCACTGTAAATATCAATTACGGAGGTATAGAGGATGATTAA
- a CDS encoding Rha family transcriptional regulator codes for MTDLIKIENNKEHGLVVSSRVVAEELGKEHKNVIRDIENILTGSDLSLLIIPSEYKGGNGQMRKEYLLTKDGFTLYMFNIQGHNDFKLAYINKFNEMEKQLKELYVPKSLPEALRAYADAVEEKEKQKLLAIEKQKTIDMLVHENKLYTTTEIAKEMGFKSAIALNIELGERKIQFKANGTWVLYSKYSDLGYVSIKQNVLDTGKIVYDRKWTGEGRKFLLEMFQIAA; via the coding sequence ATGACTGATTTAATCAAAATAGAAAATAATAAGGAACATGGATTGGTAGTTTCCAGCAGAGTGGTAGCTGAAGAGTTGGGGAAAGAACATAAAAATGTTATCAGAGATATAGAGAACATTTTAACCGGCTCAGATTTGAGCTTGTTAATTATCCCTTCAGAGTACAAGGGTGGGAATGGCCAGATGAGAAAGGAATACCTTCTTACCAAAGATGGTTTCACACTCTATATGTTTAATATCCAAGGACACAATGATTTTAAGCTGGCTTATATAAATAAGTTTAATGAAATGGAAAAGCAGCTAAAAGAATTATATGTTCCTAAGTCACTTCCTGAAGCTCTAAGAGCCTATGCAGATGCAGTGGAGGAGAAAGAAAAACAGAAGTTATTGGCAATTGAGAAGCAAAAGACTATTGATATGCTGGTACATGAAAACAAGCTGTATACAACTACTGAAATAGCAAAGGAAATGGGTTTTAAAAGTGCCATAGCTTTAAATATAGAACTTGGTGAAAGAAAGATACAGTTTAAGGCAAATGGAACCTGGGTGCTCTATTCTAAATACTCAGATCTTGGTTATGTATCTATAAAGCAAAATGTTTTGGATACAGGGAAGATAGTCTATGACAGAAAATGGACTGGAGAAGGCAGAAAGTTCCTGCTAGAAATGTTTCAGATAGCTGCATAA
- a CDS encoding major capsid protein produces the protein MYDLKVLIAALSQSKKVNPFLWNLLVKGTKEHSNTKFEVHVRKSKRKITPFVGPNLPGVFLGKEEFSINEYQPPMVKPFRVAHANELFKQKFGQTIYGDTVTSQDLALDTIASELADLDDVITRKEILMLGELLSTGKMAIQGKGVSREAISYGTDPENFEELLGTDAWNDTGSDPLADMERWQMLVLKKTGLLIDSIILTPKAKKYFMDHEKVKEKLKYTESNVLRVQPRRLGDGASYLGTIPELNLDIYSYVDWYTNDAGEEVSILEDGGVLACKAKSVTLHYGAISQIAGESKARQIYIGKRIPKHWVDEDADLEKIRLAAAPLPVLDDADAIVFSKVVSGV, from the coding sequence ATGTACGATTTAAAAGTTTTAATAGCAGCATTGAGTCAATCTAAAAAGGTAAATCCGTTTTTATGGAACCTTTTAGTTAAAGGGACAAAAGAACACAGCAATACAAAGTTTGAAGTACATGTAAGAAAATCCAAAAGAAAAATAACTCCTTTTGTAGGGCCTAATCTCCCTGGTGTATTTTTAGGGAAAGAAGAATTTTCAATAAATGAGTATCAGCCGCCTATGGTAAAGCCTTTTAGAGTGGCTCATGCAAATGAACTTTTCAAACAGAAATTTGGACAGACAATATATGGAGATACTGTAACCTCTCAAGACTTGGCTTTGGATACTATAGCATCTGAGCTTGCAGATCTTGATGACGTTATAACTAGAAAAGAAATCCTTATGCTTGGAGAGCTTCTTTCTACTGGTAAGATGGCCATTCAAGGAAAAGGAGTATCGAGAGAGGCTATATCTTACGGTACGGATCCAGAAAACTTTGAAGAACTTCTGGGAACTGATGCATGGAACGATACTGGAAGTGATCCTCTAGCTGATATGGAAAGATGGCAGATGCTTGTTCTTAAAAAGACTGGGCTTCTTATAGACTCCATTATTCTGACACCAAAGGCTAAAAAATACTTCATGGATCATGAAAAAGTCAAAGAAAAACTTAAATATACAGAAAGCAATGTCCTCAGAGTGCAGCCTAGAAGACTAGGAGACGGTGCATCATATCTTGGAACTATTCCTGAATTGAATTTGGATATTTATTCTTATGTAGACTGGTACACAAATGATGCCGGTGAAGAGGTAAGTATCCTTGAAGATGGTGGAGTCTTAGCTTGTAAGGCTAAGAGTGTGACATTGCATTATGGTGCAATAAGTCAAATAGCCGGAGAGTCTAAGGCAAGACAGATATACATAGGAAAAAGAATTCCTAAGCATTGGGTGGATGAAGATGCAGATCTTGAAAAGATAAGACTTGCAGCGGCTCCACTTCCTGTTTTGGATGATGCAGATGCTATCGTATTTTCTAAAGTAGTATCAGGGGTGTAG
- a CDS encoding phage baseplate assembly protein V, producing the protein MEFRFIRTGKVSSINYKECSARVEFDDAPGIISKELKVLLEHSNKEKSYSMPSIGEDVACIFLPHAPSVGFIVGSYYSGINLPGETGKIKYIIFPDGTKVKYDLESKILEVSCIGDVNITAAKGIKIKALSLEVDAETTFKQKVTGVDIYSPVIKTDKGDIDDHLHKDSLNKNTTAPLG; encoded by the coding sequence ATGGAGTTTAGATTTATAAGGACCGGAAAGGTATCATCTATAAATTATAAAGAGTGCAGTGCAAGAGTTGAATTTGATGATGCCCCTGGAATTATTTCTAAAGAACTTAAAGTTCTCCTAGAGCACAGTAACAAAGAAAAGAGTTATTCCATGCCCAGCATAGGTGAAGACGTCGCATGTATATTTCTGCCTCATGCTCCCAGTGTTGGATTTATAGTTGGAAGTTATTATTCAGGAATAAACCTCCCAGGAGAAACAGGTAAGATTAAATATATTATCTTCCCTGATGGAACAAAGGTCAAATACGACTTAGAAAGTAAGATTCTGGAGGTCAGCTGTATAGGGGATGTAAATATAACTGCAGCTAAGGGAATAAAAATAAAAGCATTGAGCTTGGAAGTAGATGCTGAAACAACTTTTAAGCAAAAGGTAACAGGAGTGGATATTTATTCTCCGGTGATTAAAACAGATAAGGGAGATATAGATGACCATCTACATAAAGACAGCTTGAATAAGAATACCACAGCGCCTTTAGGTTAA
- a CDS encoding tail protein X, which yields MDKQVDIYTTIQGDTWDHISYKVYGKDKYSKDLMRANPKYLNVVFFSGGTLLICPDISEEETATLPPWR from the coding sequence TTGGATAAACAGGTGGATATTTATACAACTATTCAAGGAGATACATGGGACCATATCAGCTATAAGGTCTATGGAAAAGATAAATATTCCAAAGACCTTATGAGGGCCAATCCAAAATATCTGAATGTTGTTTTTTTCAGTGGTGGAACATTACTTATTTGTCCAGACATATCTGAAGAAGAGACTGCAACCCTTCCACCTTGGAGGTAA
- a CDS encoding phage major tail tube protein: MLGGIPTSLQGFSLYIDALKEVGTVDLELPNIQFMTDTLSGSGIAGEIEVPVPGLTQSMTLKIKKRAVNQQFTTLLAPRNHLLTFRGNMNMADPEHPVKKSKNRKIRVVANVTPKSMNIGKAEVAKSMDTEAEFEVASIIVFVDEVANLHIDKFNNKFVVDGVNYLDDDNFL; this comes from the coding sequence ATGCTAGGAGGAATACCTACGTCTTTACAGGGCTTTAGTTTGTATATAGATGCATTAAAGGAAGTGGGAACAGTCGATCTTGAGCTGCCTAATATCCAGTTTATGACAGATACTCTTTCAGGTTCTGGAATAGCAGGAGAAATAGAAGTCCCAGTACCTGGGCTTACTCAGTCAATGACGCTGAAGATAAAAAAAAGAGCTGTAAATCAACAATTTACCACACTGCTTGCACCAAGAAATCATCTTTTAACTTTCAGGGGAAACATGAACATGGCGGACCCAGAGCATCCTGTAAAAAAATCTAAAAATAGAAAGATCAGAGTGGTGGCCAATGTCACTCCTAAAAGTATGAATATAGGAAAGGCAGAGGTTGCCAAGTCCATGGATACAGAAGCTGAGTTTGAAGTAGCCAGTATCATAGTATTTGTAGATGAAGTTGCAAATTTACATATTGATAAATTTAACAATAAATTTGTCGTGGATGGAGTTAATTATCTTGATGACGATAATTTCTTATAA
- a CDS encoding phage tail sheath family protein has product MVNHGVNTGETPTSIASIIQSGNTAIIVGTAPVNMASDPKVNVPVLCYTEKEAIAAFGYNDNWKDYSLCEAISVFFRLFKVGPVVLVNVLDPEIHKEGIVDKAITFTDGVAVVDDIGVLLNTLDLTYVADSTQKTLGTDYTAAFKEDGTVTLVALNITDGAYKVSFDKLKPSLVDEDDIIGGVDAITFKSEGFATIPQVFTKFNRVPNIGLAPGWTHKPAVAQSLVSSMRNINEVFNGIALTDIDADTVDNYTKVAEWKNDNSYIHETQYNFWPRACVGTKIYHISTLVAASMYEVDQDNNDIPYESPSNKALNTTGICLEDGTEVDLILGQANYLNDNGVATSINFNNGWRLWGNRTGCYPSNTDVKDNTISCKRMFIWDNNNFTLTFWLDVDKPADNKLMDKIVDSYNDYYNGLVTKSVILGGRIEFNSEDNPTTSLIDGKYYFKRYMTPVGVAECIESDLEYDVEYLQNLFGGGN; this is encoded by the coding sequence ATGGTAAATCATGGAGTTAATACAGGAGAGACACCAACTTCCATAGCTAGTATTATTCAGAGTGGTAATACTGCCATAATTGTAGGGACGGCACCAGTCAATATGGCATCTGATCCAAAGGTAAATGTTCCGGTTCTTTGTTACACAGAGAAGGAAGCTATTGCTGCCTTTGGTTATAATGATAACTGGAAAGACTACTCTCTATGCGAGGCAATAAGTGTATTTTTTAGGCTGTTTAAAGTAGGACCTGTTGTACTGGTAAATGTGCTGGATCCTGAGATACACAAAGAAGGGATAGTGGATAAAGCAATTACTTTTACAGATGGCGTGGCTGTCGTGGATGATATAGGGGTTCTTCTAAATACTTTGGATCTGACTTATGTGGCAGACAGTACCCAAAAGACTCTAGGGACAGACTACACAGCTGCTTTTAAAGAGGATGGGACCGTAACACTGGTGGCACTCAATATTACAGACGGAGCCTATAAAGTGAGTTTTGATAAATTGAAGCCTAGTCTAGTGGATGAGGACGACATTATAGGGGGCGTGGATGCGATAACCTTTAAAAGTGAAGGTTTTGCAACTATTCCACAGGTATTTACTAAATTTAACAGGGTTCCTAATATTGGTTTGGCTCCAGGATGGACTCATAAACCTGCAGTGGCACAGTCACTGGTGTCTTCTATGAGAAATATCAATGAGGTTTTTAACGGAATTGCTTTAACAGATATTGATGCCGATACTGTGGATAATTACACCAAAGTTGCTGAGTGGAAGAATGATAACAGCTATATTCACGAAACCCAGTATAACTTTTGGCCAAGGGCCTGTGTTGGTACCAAGATTTATCATATATCTACCTTAGTGGCTGCTTCCATGTATGAAGTGGATCAAGATAATAACGATATCCCTTATGAATCTCCTTCAAATAAAGCACTTAATACCACAGGGATTTGTCTTGAAGACGGGACAGAGGTAGATCTTATTCTTGGGCAGGCAAATTATCTTAATGATAATGGCGTAGCAACTTCTATAAACTTCAATAATGGATGGAGGTTATGGGGAAATAGGACAGGCTGCTATCCATCAAATACAGATGTCAAAGATAACACTATCTCCTGTAAAAGGATGTTTATCTGGGACAACAATAATTTTACCCTTACTTTCTGGCTGGATGTAGATAAGCCGGCAGACAATAAGCTGATGGATAAGATAGTGGATAGCTATAACGATTACTATAACGGACTTGTGACTAAAAGTGTAATCCTTGGAGGAAGAATTGAGTTCAATAGCGAAGATAATCCGACAACCAGTCTGATTGACGGAAAGTATTATTTCAAAAGATACATGACACCTGTGGGAGTAGCTGAATGCATAGAGTCTGATCTGGAATACGATGTTGAATACTTACAGAACTTGTTTGGAGGTGGTAACTAA